The Streptomyces sp. SS1-1 genome has a segment encoding these proteins:
- a CDS encoding helix-turn-helix transcriptional regulator, with the protein MSARTRDEKMTVKEVIADLKVAPSTFYRWRQLGKGPRAIKLPNGDVRIRRSEYERWLAEREDAA; encoded by the coding sequence ATGAGCGCCCGTACGCGGGACGAGAAGATGACCGTCAAGGAGGTCATCGCTGATCTGAAGGTCGCTCCGTCGACCTTCTACCGGTGGCGCCAGCTCGGGAAGGGGCCCCGCGCGATCAAGCTCCCGAACGGCGACGTGCGGATCCGGCGGTCGGAGTACGAGCGTTGGCTTGCGGAGCGGGAGGACGCTGCGTGA